The Akkermansia sp. RCC_12PD genome contains the following window.
CCTGAGGATTCATGATGTCAAGTATTACGGCTCTGCCGTGATCAAGGGTGATTTGGAAAAGTATGGACTGAAGCTGACCAACAAGAGAATGGCCCAGTACCTGAACAGCAGGATGCTTCCTTCCCTGGAAGCCTATCTGGTTCAGTATTCCTCCATGGTGGATATGCTGGAAGGGATAGACTGCAAGGTTGCCGCTGATGCGTATGCCGTGTCCCTGGCTCTTCAGTGCCGCATGGTGCAGGAGCAGGCCGTCAATGTTTTGCGTATGGAGCATACTTATCAGGCATGGCTTCCCGGATTTGAGAATTATTACCATAAAGGGCTGGCAAAGCTGAGGGTAAAGGCTGACCAGGAGTGCAAGCGCTGCTTCCGCGCCCTATTAAAACTGGCGACTGCCAGAATGTACGATTCCCCCCTGCTGTACAAGACGGTTGCGGGTATATGGGTGGACCATCCCCTGATGATTGATTCTCCTGAAGTCTGGAATGATCCGATGATGACCATGGAGGAATTCTGCCTGTCTCTGGAACGTATCCGCCTTCTGCTGCAGGATGTGAAGGACCCGGAGACGGCGGACAAAAGGGCCATTGAGGTAGTGGAAGTTGTTTCCCGCCTGAAAAGACTGCGCAGCCATATAAGCCGGTTCCAGGAGTCCGGAAAAATGGAGATGGTGAAGGCAAATGACCTGGAACGCGTGAGCCACCGGGCGGAAGAGGCGGAAATGACCGTTTCCGGAGCCATGGCTCGTCTTATTTTGGAAACGGACGTCGTTACCCGTTCTCCGCTTCTTTCCCATGCGCTGGGCTTTTACAGGTATGTGATGTACGCACGTTAGGGCGGTGGACGGGGAACTTGTTGACTTCTCCCGGTGAAGAGTGACAATCAGATCATGATGGATTCTGATTTTTCCGGCAAGGTTGTCGTGGTGACGGGAGGCGCTTCCGGCATTGGCCGGGCCATTGCAGAGGCTTTTGCCGCGGCGGGAGCTCTGCTGGCTGTGATGGACGTCGACCATGAGCAGACGGCCGGACTTTTGGATGTTCTGGCGGGAGAGGGCCATATCTGCGTGACGGGTGATGCTGGTGTGGAGGAGGACCTTCGCTTTTTTGCGGAAAAGGTGCTTGAGCATTTCGGCCGCGTGGATGTGCTGGTAAACAATGCGTGCATCAGCCGCCGGGGCATTCTTTCCGGCTGTTCCTACGAGGAGTTCAACAAGGTTCTGTGCGTGGGCGTTTCCGCCCCCTATCTGCTGTCCAGCCTGTTTCTGGAGCATTTTGCCCGCGGGGCTTCCATCGTCAATATAGCTTCCAGCCGCGCGTTCATGTCTCAGAAGAATACGGAGAGCTACAGCGCCGCGAAAGGCGGCATCATCGCGCTGACGCATGCCCTCGCCATGAGCCTGGCGCCGCGCGGCGTGCGCGTGAACAGCATCAGTCCCGGCTGGATTGATACGGGAAAATTCGGCTCCTTGACGCGGGAGGATGCCCTGCAGCATCCCGCAGGGCGCGCGGGCGTCCCTGCGGATGTGGTGAAAGGGGTGTTTTTCCTGTGCCTTTCCGGATTCGTCAATGCAGAAAACCTGGTTATTGACGGCGGCATGACCCGCATGATGGTATACCACGGGGAAGAGGGGTGGACATATAATCCGGAAGCGCGGGGAACGGAGCCTTCCTGACGGACGGTTCCCGTCTGCTTTTTCTGCCGCTTCACGCACGCGGTTTTGGGAGGGCTTCCACCACGATCACCTCGAACGGTTCCAGCTCCATCCGGACGATTTCTCCGGCGCGGAGCTCGGAGAACGGGAGCCGCTTTCCATTGGGAGAAATGGCGGAATAACTGCGCGGAGCTTCCGGCGGCAGTTCAAAGACGGAGCCGGGATCAAAACTCCAGGTGCGCCGTTCCGAGGAAGGGTTACGGATGGTGAGAAGCCCCTTGGCCGGAGACCATGCGGACCAGCCGTACACCTGCAATTCCATGGGACTGCCGCCCACCCAGTGTACGTCCACCAGCGTTTCATTATTCTCCCTGGCCCAGATGGCCGCCCTGGCCAGGGTATCCCATTGGGACGGCTCAAGCAGCTGCGGTGTCATGTAAATCTCCTGCATTTGCGTGCCGGACCCGAAGGCTGACCAGATTTCATCCTCCAGGTCCGTTCCTTCCACCGTATCCAGGCCGCGGGCCTTCCGCGTGTAAATGATGCCATGGTTCATCAGGGAATTGATGGGAAATAGCGGGGAAACGGCCACGTTGTTGTTGAAAATGCGGGAATCCCGGAACGTCATCCACTTCTGCCTCATGGTTCCTTCGCCAATAAACTCATGGTCCCAGCCCCCGCGCCACACGGAATCCGCGATGCCGAACCAGAAGGGGGAAGCCCACGTGCCCGTGGTCAGATTGATGAACAGGTCCGGCCGTTCGTCGCGCAGTTCCCCCAGCAGATGGATAACGGCCTCGAAATCGCTGGCAAACCGGCTTCCGGGAAGCTGCGTTTCCTCCCCGGAAGTGCCGTCCAGCTTGAAATGGTTGATGCCGTTGTTCCGGATCATGTGCAGGCACATTTCCTTGAAATAATTATAATACTTCGGCCCGCTCAAGGCAAAGCCGCGTTCGTTTGTTTCAAAACAGTCTCCCGCGGCATTCAGCCGGTTCTGTTTGGGCCGGCCATAACCGCCCCAGGGAGAAAACCATACCCCGGGACCGGCACCGTAGGAAGCGGCAAGCTTATGGACGTTGCGGAACTCGTGTTTGAACCCTTCGTTGAACTCCCAGAGCGTTTCCGGATTGTCCCACCCGTCGTCAAAAAGGATGGAATCCAGCACGGCTCCGCGCTTGCGGACCAGCTCTTCGCCGTACAAGCTCACGGCTTCCATGGCAAAAGCTTCGTCATAGCGGTCGAACAGGGTGTCGTACCACGTATTGTAATTCAGAAAGGCTCCGTAGGGCCGAGCACGCTCTTCGTTCAGGTATTGCAGCTGGAAGGTTCGGCGCAGTTGGCCCGGAGCGGCAACGCCCAGCACGGCGGAAACATTTAAATGCGTGCGTGAGGGAATATCCGCCTTGCGGGAAATTTGAGCCACCAGTTTTCCTTCCTCTTCCCCGTTGAAGGAAAGCGGACTTTCCACTCCGGCAAACAGCCTGCCGCCAAATGCTGTGGCCGGAACACCCTTCACGCTACCCCTCGTCTGAATATCCGGCGCGGATAGTTCAAGCACACGCACCATGCGAATGGGGGAGGCCCACTGCATGGGGCAAATGTCCAGCAAAATACGGGCATAGGGAGATCCTTCCCTCAGTTCCGCAGTCCAAGTGACGGCCAGGCCTTCCGTCTCCCAGGCAAAGGGGACTGTTATCTTGACGCCGGAACGGCGGTCCGCCAGCCTGCGGCCCTGGGGATTGCCCGGGATTTCCTCTCCGGCGGGCGTTTCCGCCATCAGGCTGGCCGCGGAAATCTTGCGCGGGCGGGGGCTCGGAACGTCGTCCGTGACTCCGTCTTCCTTGATCCCGTAATCCAGATGGATGCTGAAAATATCGTCCCCGAAGCGGTAGGCGCAACCATTGAGCTTGTCCGTAAACGTCACTCCGGCAAGTCTTCTTCCCGCCGTGTGTACCTTGATTTCAATCCAATCATTGGCGGCTGTCAACACGCCGGGAATATCCATGGAAAGGGAACATGCGCTCATGGGAAAAGGCTATGACCGCACCCGCCGGAAGTAAAGACAGGAATGGAAACGTCAGCCCGTTTCTTTCCAGGAACGCCCCTCTTGTCCATCATTTTCCGGAACACAGGTTATACAATCCCAGGCAGGGGGTAACAACGATGCCGGCTGGAATAAGGAGAATATTGGCAATTACGGTGCCGGGCGCGTCGATCAAACAGCTTTGAAAACCGGCCAGAACCGTCCGTGCCGTGGATGGAGCTTGAATGATTTCCTGTTTCGTTTCGCCGAGAGCGTCTATTCTTTTCATTGAATGGTTTGACGGACGAAGCTTGATGCTGCATGCCTCGTCAGGATTGAATTGGTCTGCGACGGCAGTTTCCCCGGAGTGCAGGATTTGGATGGCGGAGAGGGAAAGAAGATGGTTTTTATCTTCTTTCCAGGGATATTGAAGAAAGACGTTTTTTTCCGTCCCCGGAACGTTCTTCATTTGCGAACCGTCTCCCACCTGGCTCATGGGTGCTCCGATAATGGGAGTATTCTTGCGTTGGTCGCATTGTGCGGTTTTGATGAAAACATAGCCATTGCCGAGGTATGCGTCCGAATGTTCATCCAGTTGCCAGGTTCGGTAGATGGTTCCGGCGTCCAGCGTCCTGGATGCCGTATTGACGGATATGCATGAACCCTGCAGCAGGAACGCCGCCGATATGAATAGAAAGCGATTCATGTGAATTTTATTGAGGGCGGCAGCATGTTGACTGTTTGTCACCATAAATAAAAGAGCCACTTCGGAATGAAGCGGCTTTTTTGTTCCTCAAAGGAAAGTAAAAATCAGCGGATGGTGACGCGGGGATCGTTGGCGAGAACGTCGGCCAGTTCGTCCCAGCCGTCTTCCGTCTGGAGCTGGAACATCTGAAGGTAAACGGAGGCCACGCCGGGGGAGTATTTTTCAAACAGTTCGTCCACGGCCTTGGAAAGCTTTTCCTTGTCCAGCGTTTCCGGCAGCTCGTTCACGATGCCGTTGCCGTCATGGGGAATGCCCAGCGTATTCAGGAAGGTGATGAGCATGTCCTGATGCTTGCGGAGCAGCCAGACCTGCAGCAGGTGGTCGCCGATCTCATTGCTGGGCTTCCATCCCAGCATTTTCTTGATGAAGGAAAACTGTTCCTGCAGGGGCTTGCGCTGGATGAACTCCGGACGGAGTTTTTTCAGGGCTCCAAGTTCACGTACGGCGGCGCGGTAAATGGCGCGTTCCTGATTGCGCATCCAGTCCAGAATGTCGCTGATAGTCTGTTCGTCTGCTTGCTGAAAAATGTAATATGCCTTCATGATAAGTAGGGAAAAGAAAAGCTCCTTGAGGACATGAACTCCACCATGTTTCCCCCTCTTATGCAAGCTCTTCTACTGTCACCTGCCGCACTTGTCTTTTATTCCGTATTCAAGGCGTAAAAAAACGGTCTTACTGCAAAAAAGACTTGCTAAAAGGGGTGGCATGTGATTACTTGCTTGCGCGCTTCTCGCGACGCCACTGTAGCTCAGGGGTAGAGCAACGCATTCGTAATGCGTGGGTCGTCGGTTCAATTCCGACCAGTGGCTCCATCTTCCGTGATGGAACCAGCCGCGTGAACAGCCGGATACATGCCTCGTTAGCTCAGTTGGTAGAGCAGCTGACTCTTAATCAGTTTGTCCACGGTTCGAGCCCGTGACGGGGTACCATCCGGTTGTTCTCATGGGGGAACGCACATCATCAAACGCCTCGTTAGCTCAGTTGGTAGAGCAGCTGACTCTTAATCAGTTTGTCCACGGTTCGAGCCCGTGACGGGGTACCATCTTTCTTAAAGTCCGGTCTGCCTGCGCAGTGCCGGGCTTTTTATTTATTAAAGTTTCAGGCAAGACTCCCAGTTTCCGGAAAATTGCTTAATTCAGATATTTCACGAACGGAGTTTCAGGTATGCACTTGTACTTGCATGAACGGTTGAACTGGAAGCTCACGTTTCATTCCTTCTGGAATGGCGATGAAATCTGTTCTAAAAAAATCCAAACATACTTCTTATATCAACTTGATATTTATTTGGTATGATTCGCTTAAAATCTTAACTTATGGAATATATTTTTTGAAATTTCATGTAATTTTTAAGTAATAATCGCCGCAATATTTTTCGTAATTTTTATTGTTCTTACCAAAATCAATCATCCAATAATTGACTGTTTTCAGCAGTGAGCTACGGAGAAAAAAGAGCCCATCTTGATAGGAAACTGGATAAAATTGAAAAAGGTATATTACATTATCATCGATAATAAAGTTTTAGGAAAAATGTTCTAGATTTATATCGAATGACCTGGGAGAAGAAAAAACAGGAACGACGATTTTGTTATCAATAATAATATCTTTGACAATACGTTTGGGGTGGTTCGGCTTTAAAGAATATATATGGGGCCGTTGTAGTAAATTAGGTCAAACTCATCTTTTACGGTTTTACAAAAGAGAGAAAATTTTCAACGTATTATAGAAAAATGTAATTTTTTTCAAAAAACCTCTCCTGTTATTAGAACAAGAGAGGTTAAAAGATAATTATTCTATTATTAATTTAGTTTTTATTAAAAATTGATATAATTTTATAAAGAAATAAGAAACTTATTAAAAAAATAATTGATCCATAAAAAATAAAATTATCATACATAAGAACGTTATAAGCCGTTTCTCCATCAATAATTATTTCTGGATAAAAATTGCTTATAATCGTTTTCATTATATGGATAGGAACATGAAGCTCCATGACATCCGCGCCTATAAGTTTACATGCTAATGTAAAAATAAGCACTGTCATGATACTACAACTAATAAGACAAAATATAATTTTTGACTTACTCTTCTTTAACTTCCAAAATTCCATAATATATATATTCTGTTCCATCTGCTCCTTTTACTGTTTTAGATTCAGTTTCAAGGATAAATTCACGAACTTTTTCAAATACATCTTTATCTAGGAAAGTAATACATCCCAAAGATCTTGTTCCATAATGCATTCGAAAAGAAGATCTAAAAACTCCATTGATTTCTTTTTGATCATCTAATACACCATCTATTGCAATAAAAGCAAGCCATTGAGTTTTGTCATTGTCATTCCACATTTTGTATGTCCAATCTTCAAATTGGCTTCGAATTCCTCCAGATTGTCTTTTTATTACATAGTATTTTCCCGGTGGTATGGGGCCATTATCTTTATTACCTGCATTGTCTGGATTATTTTTTCCATCGCCATTTCCAGAAAATACTCTACTCGTGGTAAAGCGAAGGATATTGCCGTCTTTATCTATTTTTCGTATCAATATTGTATGAATTTTTATACTGTATTCTATCTTGCATATCAAACCTAGAATATCAAAATGATTCAAAATTTTATTTTGTGCAAAGGCATATAAATTTATACCACCACTCTCAGTGATAGGATCGCGGTTGATCCAGCGCCCATCGAATGGATTGAGATGGCGGTAGTTGTAGTAGACAAGTCCCAGTTCATCGTCTGCATACTCACAGGAAAACCTGAACCTGTTATCCTGAGCCATGTCTCCCTGTGCCGTGAGGAGGGCACCAAAGGGGGCACACTCATAGCGAGCCCTTCGTGCCTGCTGTTCATCGAAAATGGAGGTGACATTCTTCAATGCGTCATGGGTGAAGAAGAGATGCTCTCCATCTACCATTCCGTTTTCCTTCCAGCATGTCACCATCAGAATGCGCGTGGCTGCCGGCTCCGTCGGATCCCACAGGTAACTCTTTTCCAGTACGGGCTGGGGATGCGTCAAATTCAGTTCGGCCACCTGCAGGTAACCCCGGTATAAATAATAAGCATGGCTGACAGCTGCTCCATTGACAAGTACCTTCTTCTCAAAGCGGCGCCCTTGATAGTCATAGCCGCAGGCCACGACAGTGCGGCCATCTTCGCTGGTAAAGGAAACAGGCCTGTCATTGGCATCGTAGCAAACATTCCAGATTCCTGTTGAGGTTCTAATTCTTGTCTGGTTGCCGTCCGCATCATAGAGAGGGTCAAAGGAAACATCCGCCTGAATTATGTTTGTATACTGGTTGAGCTCGTTGGCTCCGTAGGATACCTCCTCTTCCAGTTCACGGGCAGTCTTGCGGTTGCCGATGTTGTCGTACTGGTAGGCAAAGTTGTTTCTTTGCTGTATCTGATCCCCTGTCAATTCACTTCTGCCGTTGTAGGTGAAGTTTCTGGTGGTCGCCGGAGTGGCAGCCTCCCATGAATCCTTCCGTTGAACGGGACGCATCAAGTGGTCGTACTGGTAGACATGTCCGGCCAACATGTCGCCAGTCCCGGCATCCTCATAGCCGATGGAGGCCAGGAGGTTGAGCTTGGGATGGTAGGTGTTGCTGCGGACCATGCCGTTGGGATAGGACAATTGGTTGAGGAAGCCGCTGGTTTCATCATATTCCCAAGTAAAGGGAGATGCCAATCCTTCCAGATTCATCCCGATCATGGCACCTTGATGGCCATAGTCAAGATGGGAGTGCTGCACGGTGCGGGTTCCGATCATCAGGCGATATCCGCAGGGACGCCCGAAGGAATCGTATTCTTCCTGGATGCAGCTTTCTATGGTTCCAAAGGTAGTATCCTGGATCATCCTGCCATAGGCATCGTAAGAGAATTCTCTGGTGCCCGAAGCATCAGAAACAGATATCGCCTGACCAAGGTGATTGTAGGAATAGATCCAAGGCTGGGTATCATCACTGTGGGAGACAGAGACAAGCTCCCCGGTGGCCGGAGCGTACTGATAAGTTGTTACAATGCCCCT
Protein-coding sequences here:
- a CDS encoding enterotoxin, which produces MSACSLSMDIPGVLTAANDWIEIKVHTAGRRLAGVTFTDKLNGCAYRFGDDIFSIHLDYGIKEDGVTDDVPSPRPRKISAASLMAETPAGEEIPGNPQGRRLADRRSGVKITVPFAWETEGLAVTWTAELREGSPYARILLDICPMQWASPIRMVRVLELSAPDIQTRGSVKGVPATAFGGRLFAGVESPLSFNGEEEGKLVAQISRKADIPSRTHLNVSAVLGVAAPGQLRRTFQLQYLNEERARPYGAFLNYNTWYDTLFDRYDEAFAMEAVSLYGEELVRKRGAVLDSILFDDGWDNPETLWEFNEGFKHEFRNVHKLAASYGAGPGVWFSPWGGYGRPKQNRLNAAGDCFETNERGFALSGPKYYNYFKEMCLHMIRNNGINHFKLDGTSGEETQLPGSRFASDFEAVIHLLGELRDERPDLFINLTTGTWASPFWFGIADSVWRGGWDHEFIGEGTMRQKWMTFRDSRIFNNNVAVSPLFPINSLMNHGIIYTRKARGLDTVEGTDLEDEIWSAFGSGTQMQEIYMTPQLLEPSQWDTLARAAIWARENNETLVDVHWVGGSPMELQVYGWSAWSPAKGLLTIRNPSSERRTWSFDPGSVFELPPEAPRSYSAISPNGKRLPFSELRAGEIVRMELEPFEVIVVEALPKPRA
- a CDS encoding SDR family oxidoreductase, translated to MMDSDFSGKVVVVTGGASGIGRAIAEAFAAAGALLAVMDVDHEQTAGLLDVLAGEGHICVTGDAGVEEDLRFFAEKVLEHFGRVDVLVNNACISRRGILSGCSYEEFNKVLCVGVSAPYLLSSLFLEHFARGASIVNIASSRAFMSQKNTESYSAAKGGIIALTHALAMSLAPRGVRVNSISPGWIDTGKFGSLTREDALQHPAGRAGVPADVVKGVFFLCLSGFVNAENLVIDGGMTRMMVYHGEEGWTYNPEARGTEPS